The Euleptes europaea isolate rEulEur1 chromosome 2, rEulEur1.hap1, whole genome shotgun sequence genome has a segment encoding these proteins:
- the LOC130473521 gene encoding uricase-like: MAKTQRPGVCYPTPKDLEYVNSEYGKNAVRLLYIRREGKIHCIKELEISLHIRLNSVNEYVNSDNSCVIPTDTIKNTIQALAKCRGIRTIEEFGLELCEHFLTQYCHVIYCNVFIQEVPWQRLEKDGVPHAHAFLYSSEGVRFCEVERNLNCPPNVFSGIKDLKIMKTTQSGFSDFFKDKYTTLPDRRDRVLSVESLIKWCYGDCTGGFDYDCIWRTAHEAALDAFAGPPESGHYSPSYQRTVNRIQTYILDRIPQVDEVEVIMSNIHYCVADLDKLGLTNDKEILTPQDTPFGACATTLRRKKCSEGECPQPMECKPRHSVSWKSDHMMK; this comes from the exons CCTAAGGATCTGGAATACGTAAATTCTGAATATGGAAAGAATGCGGTGAGGCTCCTGTACATTCGACGAGAGGGCAAGATACACTGCATCAAAGAACTGGAAATCTCTTTACATATAAGACTGAATAGTGTCAATGAATATGTGAATAGTGACAATTCATGTGTCATCCCCACAGACACCATCAAAAATACAATCCAGGCTTTGGCAAAATGTCGAGGG ATCAGAACAATAGAAGAATTTGGCCTCGAGCTGTGTGAGCACTTTCTCACACAATATTGCCACGTGATATATTGCAACGTCTTTATCCAAGAGGTACCATGGCAACGCCTGGAAAAG GATGGCGTCCCGCATGCCCATGCTTTTCTCTATAGTTCAGAAGGAGTTCGCTTTTGTGAAGTGGAACGGAATTTGAACT GTCCCCCAAATGTTTTCTCTGGCATCAAGGATCTGAAAATTATGAAGACAACCCAATCTGGCTTTTCAGACTTCTTCAAGGATAAATACACCACGCTCCCAGACAGAAGAGACCGAGTGTTGTCAGTAGAATCGTTGATCAAGTGGTGCTATGGTGACTGCACAGGAGGCTTTGACTATGACTGCATATG GAGAACTGCCCATGAAGCTGCCCTAGATGCCTTTGCTGGACCACCTGAATCAGGCCATTACTCGCCTTCTTACCAGAGGACTGTCAACCGTATTCAGACGTACATCCTGGATAGGATTCCACAG GTTGATGAGGTGGAAGTGATCATGTCCAACATCCACTATTGTGTTGCAGATCTAGACAAACTGGGATTGACCAATGACAAGGAG ATCTTGACTCCTCAAGATACACCATTTGGCGCTTGTGCAACTACATTGCGTAGGAAGAAGTGCTCAGAGGGAGAGTGCCCACAACCGATGGAATGCAAGCCCCGTCACAGTGTCTCATGGAAGTCTGACCATATGATGAAGTGA
- the LOC130473566 gene encoding dnaJ homolog subfamily B member 6-like: MVNFYDILGVQRNSPADDIKKAYRKLALKVHPDKNPGDREAAEKKFIEISKAYEVLSDAKKRDAYDRSSQRHTNEKERRRGERGDNGSRCDGDEYREKGRVADTELGFHGPRLTVQKGTDSFSRGIFDDLLDDISGVQQSLPGKRSRSDGCYSVSIKGVSPIAGTGFTSFGSEITGGGSCSSVTSLNHSGKGRFKSIITTRKIMNGKEIITKRIVVDGKESTEVEEKMISH, from the coding sequence ATGGTGAATTTTTACGACATTCTGGGAGTGCAAAGAAATTCACCCGCGGACGACATTAAAAAGGCATACCGAAAACTGGCCTTAAAGGTTCATCCTGATAAAAATCCAGGGGACAGGGAAGCAGCAGAGAAAAAATTCATAGAAATCTCAAAAGCATATGAAGTCTTATCGGATGCTAAAAAGAGGGATGCCTATGACAGATCCAGTCAACGGCacacaaatgaaaaagaaagacgaagaggagaaagaggggaTAATGGAAGCAGATGTGATGGTGATGAATATAGAGAAAAAGGAAGGGTTGCTGACACTGAATTGGGTTTTCATGGTCCACGCCTGACTGTCCAAAAGGGAACAGACTCCTTTTCGCGAGGTATCTTTGATGATCTGCTTGATGACATTTCTGGAGTCCAACAAAGCCTCCCTggaaaaagaagcagaagtgATGGTTGCTATTCTGTCTCCATCAAGGGGGTATCTCCAATTGCAGGAACTGGATTTACTTCATTTGGTTCTGAAATAACTGGGGGTGGTTCCTGTTCTTCAGTCACATCTCTGAACCACAGTGGGAAAGGCAGGTTCAAGTCCATCATAACTACCAGAAAAATCATGAATGGCAAAGAGATCATTACAAAGAGAATTGTGGTGGATGGCAAAGAAAGTACTGAAGTTGAGGAAAAGATGATTTCTCACTAA